DNA from Quercus lobata isolate SW786 chromosome 1, ValleyOak3.0 Primary Assembly, whole genome shotgun sequence:
TTGAATAGAATATGGTAGATAATTATGTAACTAATATCAAAGGAGAtgcctaaaaaaatataaagggagtttgcatataataatatattatgcTTTAAAAAGGGAGTTTGCATAATAATTATTAAGCTTTAAAGGTCAAGTAATCATCACTGCACATTTAAATGAGAAACcttgaattcaataattaaaaacgATTAAAAAGTTATAATTGAAAGCATATTTAAGTGGTAACCTCAATTTAAAGTTAATAATTATGAACAACCTAAATTactaaataaaatagataaacttacataagaattgaattttttttctttgaaagcaTAGCGTTGAGATATGATGAGAATTAAAAAGTAATGCCTTTTTGCGAGGTTCTACACATCCTTCCTAGGGTAATCTTGTGAACAACAATCTATATTATAAGTAAATGCTACATTTGGAATATATAGTCAACTTggaaatacctttttttttttttttttttcctattaaccATCTCTATTTGAATTAATGAGGGTGTATAAAACATATTATGagaattgtttctcaaaaaaaaaaaaaattatgagaattaaacaaaaaactataaGTAAAAAGCTGATAAGAAGAATTCTATAAAGAAATTGATACGAATAAATGATCTCATGGGCAAGCAAAAGTAAAACATGTTTATAAgaacaattcaataaaaaaatttgatgtgaaACTCTTACCCTTATCTTCAAATTGATTTGATGAAGATTGAACAAATTTAggatataattaaatattggacagcaaaataattaaattggatcaaatcataaacatataaattagGTCAAACTTAAGGAAATTAGCTTGGATCAAAccataaacatataaattaaatcaaacttaaggaaattaacttaaacaaaaggcaacaaatacaaattcaatttgattataataaaaaattagagtaaataAATACATACCTATATGATTGGAGGTAGGAAAATTAaagactaaaccaaaaaattgtacaataggttggagaatgaaaaaaatacacCAACTAACTGTGTATATTTATACATACTTCACCTAAAAAAGAGTCCAAGTAAAAATCAAATACCCTAAACTTCTTGAAGTCTATGTTAATTTAGATTtggctattatatatatattgtaggggcAAAGACCCCAAATCATgtaatgggccttgggccccacgTGGGACGATTAGCAAAGTCCGAGGAGAGGAAATGGTTGCTAAAGGGATTTCCAACTTAGCTCTCATAGACAAGGGGCATTTGGAGGACGGTCTGAGGAGTCGGAATGCCTCCTCGAACGTGATgaatatggctcaaacatgtACTCTAGCAATCAGAAGGACCCCCCCAATAGGCATTAGCAATAGGGATGCGCCCCACAAACCCACGGGGAAGAAGGAAACGCAAAATATCCAAGGAAAGGCTGCTGCTACTGCATTAAATGCGTTGCAGCTActtttttggccgcattaatgtggagaggacctgtgaacagtgcttccttggccaccacaactcacagaagacTGAAAgagggtgtccgatgggacaagcactcaagtaagGATCCAGATGATCGACAAGTGTAGGACCACGATGGCTTCAAGAAGACTATATAAGATGGAGAGTCCCCATGGGGAAGGGGACgaagaaaaaagaggagagaatactgtagcagTATAAACGGCCATAATATTCAAACAATGATCGATATATATTCATCTAACCTCCTCGGACTGAAGATCTATGGACGTTAACATGTTTTACTTGTGTTCAATCGTTGTATAGCCCAATACTAACCGTTGTCCAACTCGTTAAGACCTAGTTCtacgacccactctctacaaatttattgtttctgAGCTCCTTGGACCAAGACCCCATACCTCTTGGGTTGGGCttcaaattgtgaccctacatatacacacacacacacacacatatatatatatatatatcaaaaattttCTCTGCTAATCAACTTTTTATCATTGTCAACAATGCCTTTTTCTTTAGGGGGATATATACGGATTTTTAGATAGATTTACATTGTAGGGTCGGtctttggggcccaggcccaacagataagtgattctggcccaaagaaccctagacaatgaatttgtagagagcggatTATAGAACTAGGGCTGGACGAAGTGAACGTTAGTTAATTGCATGCCATGCAGCAGTTTGAACATAAGAATATCTTCTTAATGTCCGTAGGATACTTAGTCCGATGAACTGTATGGGTGCACCTCTGGTTCTGATCAAAGACTATTGCCTTgctctttcttcctctctcctttttgtttttccatttcCCCCCCTTTCTTCATGGGGATTTCCTTcccttatatagcctccttaaattgataagagccttacacttgttaaccatctggaccttcacttgagtgcctatcccatcggacatccaccttatctttctgtgagttgcattggccaatgtaacactgttcgcctgtcttctccacattaatgcggctggaaaagtagtttccttgcatttaatgcggcagttgtggtctCTCCCTGGACATCCTATGCTTTTGTTCTTCTCCCTGCTTTGTGAGACTTATCCTTATAaccaatatttgtttggaatgacTCCTTATTATGGATAGGGTGCATGTTGGGCTCATATTTGGCATGTCTgaggagacactcctcctcaGACGTCTCCTTTAAATAAGTTTGGGCTTATTAGGGTTGGGTTGATAGTTGCTTTGGCGGCTCATTTTCCCTTTGGTCGTAGTTGGACTCTGtatagggcccaaggcccgttgTTTGACTTGGGAATTTTACCCTTACATACATTATATACAGTTTATTAGGATTATTCATCAAATGCCTAGATACTATGCTAATATATATCACCATATTATATCTATTGAAGTTTTTCTCTGTTGGTCAACTTCTTATCAccaacaacattttttttaatcaaaattttttttttttgggacatatATGGTTTTTTGGGATAGATTTACAATGCCATGATACTGCTAAATTCTATTAGTCAGCAGCTCTAAGCTTATCATACTCCTTTATAATATAAACttttagcaataaattttctaccttttattaaaaatacaaCCGATCAAgctaaatataataattttttgtttttatctaaaaactCCTGGTGATAATTTAGGTTTCCCttaagtttaaaaattttttgaaaagaaatttaacaaattttttgcaatttggtgtAACCCCCTTGGcgcaatatttaaattatttttatatattataattctatttttataggtattttattttttattcgtATTTTATCATTATCTCTCAAACATGCTTGTCTCTTTCCTTTGggcactctcactctcactctcaccatCAGCGTTTccttacttatttatttattacaattatagtttataaaaatattgtcttATATTTAAACATTTTCTCTAATATGAAGTTTGTTCTtatattaatagtttaaatttatttcaatagtttctattttttttttcaatacttaaaaatttaaaataaagtttaaaaatagaagaaaatattCCAATTAGTGTACTAAATATATAACAAGATTATTTACTATTCTAAAAGATgttaacaaaatttgaattaaaattttgcatctGAAAAGCAAGAagaattgattttaaattaaaattttattataaaaatttagatacaccatttaattgattttttttttgttggaatttaaatataataaaatgtgtcaattttaattataaattttatctttttgctaAATAGAAAATGTCTCACTTAAAATTGTTAACTTGCAcctaaaactatatatatatatatatatatatatataactactTGATGTCATAAGTCATAACACATGGTAGCTGTAAGGACCCAATTTGAATCCCAAGCCCAAGAGTTGAAAGGATTTTGgtccaaagagcccaatacaataaatttgtagagagtgagttagAAAACTAGGCTTTAATGAATTAAACAATAATTATGGTGTATCTAAATCACCTGAAAGCAAAGATAAACAtgttttatctaaaaaaaatggtcCTTGGCACCATCCCAGGAGATcggttcttatatatttttatcttgaatttgattacaagtctAGTTCTTGTTtctacagtgtttttcttttaattttccaaTCCCCTTCCCTCAGggtctcctttttattttatactattttctttctttcatctccaccctccacgtgtagattaggttgctggtgttgatccttgtcccatcagcacttTCCTGAAGTCTTTGGGTGTAGCTGTAAGactgaaaattactgttcaggtattacttccacattaatgcggctagagagttagcCGCAAAGCATTTAATATGGTAATgacagctttctcttagatatttcatagaTTCCCTTTGTCCTGTGCTTTCATGATGTGTACTCTTATCAATAGGATATCTCGGAACGTTACTCTAGATGGTAGACCACACCTTTTGACCTCTGCTTTGCTTAGCTGAGGAGGCACTTCTCCTCAGCCCACCTTCCCCAACCTTCTCGATCATAGCTTGCTTATGGAGTTTTGATTCTTACGTCTTCACTATTGTTTATCTGTCCTCGGACTACTAAGCATCCTCGGATAAGGCCCCCGACCCTATATACACTCTTGGCCCCTTTATCCCTACAGTAGCCATTTATTTTGTAAGATTGTTTAGGAAGATAACACCTCTTCCAAAACATATTATTGTTATATCCTAATATTTTCAACTGGTGTGATAAAAGAGTACTCATTTTAAAGTGGGACAAAGTTTTCCTCTAAATTGGCTTAAAAGAATCTCTTACTATACACTATGTGACGatatattcataaaattatCTACATGTATAAATCACGATTCATTAGATAAACTCTATCCTTTAGGTTGATCTTACATAACTTACATTTATAAAGCCTTCATCTACTTATCCTTAATTactaaacaaatataaataattggTGTGATCAAATATTGTTTTGCATCATTCACATTAAACACTATTGAGTATTGATGCTATTCACATTAATCTTCTCTTCACGGGCGTTTGAACATGTTGATATTGTTATTGATATTCAACAGAATCAATACCATGTCATTTGTGGGTGGAACATCCCTTAATAGAAcccaaaaataacaataaaggtttaaaaataaatgattaccCTAGAATCAATTCTTTAAAAATAGCAACTAGAGGAAAGTATCATCTTAATTACAAAGGCATCTCAATCTTCATCCATCATAAAATATCagatagaaaattaaaatgtagatATTGTAAAGCTTTACTCTTAGCTTCTTACAATCAAATAAAGTTCAACGGAAATTACcacagttttcatttttttttttggataagcttATCTAGCAAAGCTAACAGTTAATTGTCCAAACAAATTGGAGATAccctgaaaattttcaaataggCATGTTGCACTGCAGGTTGAGGCTGAAATACTTAGAAGAGTTTTCTATATTCATCTGCCTCTTGCAACATCTCCTCAGGGCTTCTGTCCTTTCTTTCCTTATCTAAGTCAAGCTtttgctttaattctttctcCTTCTCATCTATCTAAACCATGAACAACAAGAAGGCAAATGAATAAATAGCAAAAGTTAATGCATAAACAATGGAGAGTTAGCACTAAAGCAAGTTTTTCATCTTACAGCATCATAGATCTCATCATTGTTCTTGAAGTCATTAACTTTGCGTGGCAGGATATGGACGTGAACATGGGGTACCGTCTGTCCTGCCTGGGGCCCGTCCTAAGGTTTTAACAAAGATGACACACAAGTTAGTCCGTTGTGTCTAGCTTATTTgctagcttttagcttttatatacaactttttaaaaccttactttttcttactttttaaaGGTATAAGTATGCTTTAGCACATTTTCAGtaaaaagctaaataagttgATTCCAAACGCACAAGTTTCAAAAGACAAATTGAGCAGCAGTAAGCAGGTGGGGAGGCATGAATATGAACATGAGTTACTGTCTAATGACAAACATCATAATTTTAAATCAAGCACACATAAATCAGGTGATGTTTGCTGTCGTACATATTGACCATATCACATAAATTAACAGAATACTATGAAAATACCATAAGAGTTTAACTAGTACTGATGATCATAGGAAGATGTATCCTAGACACATCGTTAGATTTGAAGAGATCAACAGCACCAGGATGGTTTGAACATTATATGTGTTCTTACATAGTAAACAAGATCAAGCATGCCTGCATGTGGTTATGAGATGTCAAGTAATCACATGGTCAACCAATGCTTCCAGTCCAGGATCATCAGGGAACACAGAAATAATTTGATCTAACATATAAGAGTAATGTCAATAACAAACTAAAAGATTTTACTTGTTCATACGTGTTCACACCAACAGTCCCATAGGCATCACAATGCTCACACAATAACGTGTACGTAATGGAAACATGGGAATGAAGGAAAGGGTAAACAAttaaaagggaaaggaaatgTGATAAATCATCTAGATGTCACAGCCACATGATTCTATTCTGGTGAGGAAAAAGATAAGGGTGAGAACTAGCATACAAATTTCATGGTTTTCAAAAGGGCAAACTGATGGGCAAAATATACTATAAACGATGTCCTACAAGTTATGTAGCAAATAACCAACACTCAGATGAAatatggggaaaaaaagaattaagtgatattaaaatacaaataattagCTGACTTCAAGCAACTGCCTTACTTGGATTGTGAATGTGAGAGATGATGCTTTGTGGTAGCACTCAAGCTGACTGCCAATCTTCTGTGCTGTGAGCCATAAATCGCTAGTCTCATCAACAGTGAGATCAACAAAGCGCTTAACTTCACGCCTTGGGCAGACAAGCACATGTACATAATGTCAAGTCAACCTTGAATACTGAACCACATTAAGATTATAGATCCACAGTTAATACTGTGAAGTGCTTAAAGTTAACCAATCTAacaccaaccccccccccccccctcctctttCTAAAGCAGCCCAAAAAGGGGACCTGATATCAAGATAAATAGAGGTGTGGGatgcctttttcttttaacttgaTTATATTGAACAGAAAGCATTCAATCTGACACAGTTCGGTAGTCATTAAATGTTTCATTAAGTTTCTGAATCTAAAGATAACTCCTATATGTATATAAATGCATTCCATATGCACAGTTACAAAGATGTTCCtatcaatcaattttataatttttattgatgcATATGAACCAAATGGGtgttgaacccacaacctcaccctccatcccattattatgCTAAGAGGAACTGCCATTTGAGTCAGGGCTCATTAGCCTATCAATCATTTTTCAAACccattatgcagaaaaacaacAGTTTGCATATCACATCCTTAAAATGCATTAATTGCAGAATGCCGGATTACAGGCATTGCATCAATCCAGCATGACTGgcatattttccaaaaaaaaaaaggcactacAATTAATTTTCCTAATGTAAATCTAGTCATGAACATTAAACAATGCTTGAATCAATCCCAAGTTCCCAACATAAAATTCTAATGTGGAGGAGGAAAGGATATGACctgcaaaggaaaagaaaagcaaatcacaagaaaaagagagtaagaatcttaaagaaaagaaaatcacaagaaaaagagagtaaGAATCTTAGTATGGAATAGTGAGAACAGTTCAAAGGCATTTCCCTGGAGGAAAAATCTATGTTACATCAATGAGATAATATGGAACAGagcattatatatattaaagttagGCAATGGACAAAAGGGGCAAAGAGCATTTAGACATGctataaacaaataaagtaaaTTGGATAAAAACAATGAGACTAACACGGGGGAAaagaaagatattaaaaaagaaacatgaGGATTGAGTGTATCAGATGTAATCAGAATGAGTAGGATGTTTGGACCCCTATGCTACATCTccttttttatactaaaatgcCTTCCTCATAACATTGTACTTTATCAAGTAAGCTTGGGGCTATTCCATTGTTAAACTAAAGTTTATCCCACAAGGGTCAAAAAAGTTAACCTTAACTTAATCTAAGTAGATACTAGGTAACACAGATGTAAGTGTAAACAGAGGATTGGCTACAGgttaaaaattttgcaggaaacaATATCCTGTATAAAGCACACCTATACATGTATAGAAGGAAATCAATAAATCCACATGATTGAAGAAGAGTGCCtaatttgagaaagaaactCCAGACCCAAAAGATAGCTTGCCGCTCGC
Protein-coding regions in this window:
- the LOC115983945 gene encoding bifunctional bis(5'-adenosyl)-triphosphatase/adenylylsulfatase FHIT, whose translation is MLKHTLLPSLSLASRLGWFITRTRGLRPISTTTTTNIKMSSSEHYMFGTYKIHQNEVFYSTQLSYAFVNLRPAVPGHVLVCPRREVKRFVDLTVDETSDLWLTAQKIGSQLECYHKASSLTFTIQDGPQAGQTVPHVHVHILPRKVNDFKNNDEIYDAIDEKEKELKQKLDLDKERKDRSPEEMLQEADEYRKLF